The Lysobacter helvus nucleotide sequence CGCGCGCGCGGCCGGGATGTCCGGCGCGCTTGTCGAGCCAGGCTTCCAGCGCGTCCCATTCCGCCGCGTGGCGGGCGATGAACTGGGCCTGCCTCATCGGCGCCCCAGCAGCCAGTTGGCGAGGCCGAACAGGCGCTCCACGCCTTCCGCACCCCGCGCCTGCGTCATCGGTTCCACCAGGTCGGCGAGTTCGGCCTGGCGCTCCGGCGTGAGCGTGGGCGCGCGTTCGGCGAAGGCGATGACCGCGGCTTGTTCGGCGGGACGCAGCACGATGCCCACGCCGTGCGGAGGCGCCTCGGCCAGCGGCGGACGCTTGCGCTCGCGTGCGACGTGCACGACGAGCGTGCGCGCCACGATGTCGCCCAGGCGCCGTCCCCACGGATCGGCGAGGCTCGTCACCAGGCCCGTTGCGTATCCGAACGGCAGCATGTCCACGGTGCGCAGCAGGTTGCGCGCGAACGCGGCCACCCAGCCGATCGGGCCGCCGTCCTGCGCGACGACGCGCAGTTCCATCACGCGCTTGCCGGGCGTCTGGCCGTTGAACAGGCCTTCGCAGACCACCGGATAGGCCCATGCGATGCCGAACAGCACGACCAGGTAGACGCCGTAGCCGGCCATCTCGAGGAACGAAAGCAGCGAACCGGCGGCGATGACCAGGCCGAGGCGGATGGCGAAATCGATGCCCCACGCGATCGCGCGCGGCACGGGCCCCGCGGCGGGCAGTCGCAGGGCGACGCCTTCGGGGGTGTGGACTTCGCGTACCGAGTCGAGCATCTGCAGCGATCCTTCGCGTGGTGGCCGGTCAGGCGTCGACGACGATGGTGTCGGCGAAATGATCGTGCAGGCAGCGCCGTCCCTCGCCGAAGATCGCGAGCGCATCCACCAGCAGGAACAACTGCCCGGCCACGGGCAACAGGCCGATCACGCCGGGCAGCAGCATGCGCAGCAGGAAGGTGCGCCCCAGGCCCGCGCGCGATCCGTCCACGCGCACGATGCGGATGCCGATCCATCGCTTGCCGAGCGTCTGGCCGTGTCGATGCAGCAGCACGACGTCGATGACGAGCACGACGGCGGAGACGACGGCCGCGGCCCCGAGGATGCCGACGATGGCATCCGTCACCATCATGCCGTTGAAGAACCATGCGAGGAACACGGGACCCAGCAACAACGTGTTGTCCAGCACCGCGGCGCCCAGGCGCGCGGCACGCGAACTGCGTTCGCCGCTGCTGGCCGAAACCGGTTGCTCGACGCGCGCCGCGGGCGCGGCGTACGGATTCGCGCCGATTGGATCCTGCATCCCTGGTTCCCCTGCCCCTGCTTACGGCCCTACTGTGACCGGCCCGCAGGATGCCCGCAACTCAGGCAACGCCACCCGCGAGGTACTGGTCCTTCAACCGCACGTAGTGGCCGGCGGAGTAATAGAGCGCTTCGATCTCCGCATCGGACAGCACGCGTACTTTCTTTGCCGGGTTGCCGAGCCACAGTTCGCCGCGGCCGACCACCTTGCCCGGTGTCACCAGCGCGCCGGCGCCGACGAAGCCGTGCTGTTCCACCACCGCGCCGTCGAGCACGATCGCGCCCATGCCGATCAGCACGGCGTCCTCGATGCGGCACGCATGCACGATCGCCTTGTGACCGATGGTCACGTCGTTGCCGATCACGGTGGCGAAACCGCCGAGTTTCGCGTGCGGGCCATCGTGGCTGACGTGCACCACGGTGCCGTCCTGCACGTTGGTGCGCGCACCGATGCGGATGAAATTGACGTCGCCGCGGATGATCGTGCCGGGCCACACGGAGGTGTCGTCGCCGAGCACGACGTCGCCGATGACGCTCGCGGCGGGGTCGACGTAGCAACGCTCGCCGAGGATCGGCAACTTGCCGAGATAGGGGCGCAGGGACATGGCGCGCATTGTAAGGGCGCGCGTCGGCGCGGGGGCGTGGCGCATACTTCCCCGCATGGATGCCGCACCCCACCTGACGATCGCCACCCCGCCCGCCGCCGACCTCCCGGCCACGCTCGAACGCCTGCGCACCGCATGGTTGGCGAACAAGCCCGGCCTGGAACAACGACGCGCGGACCTGGGCCGCCTGCGGCACGTGCTGTCCCGCCGCCTGGAGGCGATGGACGCGGCGATCCGCGCCGATTTCGGCCATCGCTCGACGCACGAGAACCTGATTTCCGAAGCGATGGTGACGCTGTCGGAGATCGACCTGGCGCGCCGCAAGCTGCGCCGCTGGGCGAAGCCGCGGCGCGTGGGCGTGGGCTGGAAATTCTGGCCGGCGCGCGCGGAGATCCGCCCGTTGCCGGTGGGCGTGGTCGGCATCATCAGTCCGTGGAATTACCCGGTGAACCTGGCGCTGGTGCCGCTGGTGTCGGCGATCGCGGCGGGCAACCACGTGTACCTCAAGCCGTCGGAGCACACGCCGCGCACGAGTGAATTCCTGCGCGACTTGCTCGCGGAAGTGTTTCCCGCGGATCGCGTTGCCGTGGCGATCGGTGGCGCGGACGTGGGCGCGGCGTTTTCCGCGTTGCCGTTCGACCATCTGTTGTTCACCGGTTCGACGGCCGTCGGACGCAAGGTGATGGCGGCGGCCGCGCCCAACCTCACGCCGGTGACGCTGGAACTCGGCGGAAAAGCGCCGGCCGTGGTCGCGCCGGATTTCCCGCTCGACCTGGCCGCCGCGCGCATCGCCAGCGGCAAGTGGTTCAACGCGGGGCAGACCTGCATCGGCGTGGATTACGCGCTGGTGGACGTGGCACGCCGCGATGCGTTCGTCGCTGCGCTGCGTGCGCAGGTGCAGGCGCGTTTCGGCGACTTCGCTGATGCGAGCAACTACACGCGCATCATCAACGCGGGGCAGTTCGACCGGTTGCAGGGCTACGTGGACGATGCGCGTGCGCGCGGATGCACGGTGGTGCCGCTGGTGGAGGTCGCGCCGGAGCGCATGCGCGCCGAGCGCCTGTTCCCGCCGACGCTGGTGCTGGATCCGCCCGACGACAGCGCGGTGATGCGCAACGAGATCTTCGGGCCGTTGCTCCCGGTACGCACGTACGCGCGGCTGGACGAGGCGCTGGCGTACATCGGCACGCACGATCGGCCGCTGGCGTTGTATCCGTTCTCGAACGACACGCGCACGGTGGAACGGATCATCGGTTCGACGCTGGCCGGCGGCGTCACGGTCAACGACACGCTCGTGCATTTCGCTGTGGACGGATTGCCGTTCGGTGGCAGCGGGCCGAGTGGCATGGGCGCGATCCACGGACGCACGGGCTTCGACACCTTCAGCAAATTGTTGCCGGTGTTCCGGCAGACGCGCTGGGCGGCGACGGATCTGTTGCGGCCGCCCTACAAGGGCTACGTCGACCGGCTGGTGCGCTTCCTCGCGCGCTAGGCCGGTTCGCGCGGGTGCACCCAGTTCGGTAACAACGTGTACGGGTCCAGCGCGATCTTCCGGTCGTAGTCGACGCGCGCGCCTTCGAGCTGCTGTTGCATCTGCCCGCTGCGCATCGCGTCGAACAACTCCGTGCACCCGCCGATGTGCGCGCCGCCGATGAAGATCTGCGGGATCGTCTGCGCGAACTGCTTGCGCAACACCGCGCGAATCTTCACGCCCAGGTCGCCCTGCTGGTACGCGACCGAATCCAGGTCGACGCTTTCGTAGTCAATGCCTAGCCGCGCGAACAACTTGCGCACCGCCCAGCAGAACTCGCACCACTCCAGCGCGAACAACACGACGGGCTTGTCGCGGATGACTTGCGCGACGAAGGCTTCGGCGCGGGCATCGAGCGGCTCTTCATCGGGCACGGGCGCGAGTCCGGGGATCGCGCACACCGGTGGCGGCGTGGGCCGATCGAAGCGATATCCGGGCGTCGAACGCGAGATGGCCACCTCGTCGTCGTTCATCGTTTCCGAAATGTGTTCGAACAGCGGCGTCGACATGTAGCGCTCACCGGTGTCGGGCAGCATGCAGACGATGTTGGTGCCGGGCGCGCTGCGGCGGGCGACGTGGAGTGCGGCGACCACCGTGGCGCCGCTCGACGGGCCGGCGAGGATGCCTTCGACCGTCGCCAGTTCGCGCGCCACGCGCAACGCATCGGCGCCGGCGATGGGGACGATTTCATCGACGAGCTGTTCGTCGCGCGCCGATTGCGTGAGGCGCGGGATGAAATCGGGCGTCCAGCCCTGGATGAGGTGCGGCTGGAAATGCGGATGGCTGCGGCTGGGCGCGCCGTTCGCATCGCGCGGTTGCGGAATGCCGCTGGCGAGGATCGGCGCGTTGTCCGGTTCGGCGACCACGATGCGGATGCGCGGATCGGCCTGTCGCAACACGCGGCCGACGCCGAGCAACGTGCCGCCGGTGCCGGTGCCGGTCACGAAGCAGTGCAGCGTGTCGCCTTCGAAATCCGCGAGGATTTCCCGCGCCGTCGTGCGCATGTGGACTTCGGCGTTGGCGGGATTCTCGAACTGGCGGCACAGGAACCATCCGTGCGCCTGCGACAGCTCCACCGCCTTGGCCAGCATGCCCGAACCTTTCTCCGCCGCCGGCGTCAGCACCACTTTCGCACCGAGGAACCGCAACAGCTTGCGCCGCTCGATGCTGAAGTTTTCCGCCATCACCACGACCAGCGGATAGCCCTTCTGCGCGCACACCATTGCGAGGCCGATGCCGGTATTGCCGCTGGTGGCTTCCACCACCGTCTGGCCCGGCGCGAGCGTGCCCGCGCGTTCGGCGGCTTCGATCACCGCGCGCGCCATGCGGTCCTTGACCGAGCCCAGCGGGTTGAAGGATTCGAGCTTGGCGAACACGTTGACGCCGGGGGGCGCGAGCTTGCCCAGGCGCACCAGGGGCGTGTTGCCGATCGTGTCGAGTATCGTGTCGTACCGCGCCATGCTGCCTCCTCCGGGGCCTTCCATCCGGGAAGAACGCGAACCCGCGCGCCAATGGGACTGCCTGCTTGAAGATCGCCAGCTGGAACGTCAATTCGCTCAACGTGCGCATGCCGCACCTGGTGCAGTGGTTGCGCGATGCGCAGCCGGACATCGTCGCGCTGCAGGAAACCAAGCTCGACGACGAACGCTTCCCCGATTCGCAACTCGCCGAACTCGGCTACCGCAGCGTGTTCTGCGGGCAGAAGACCTACAACGGCGTCGCGGTGCTGAGCCGCCTGCCGTTCACCGGGGAATGCGTCACCGCGATCCCCGGGTTCGAGGATCCGCAGAAGCGCGTGCTGGCGGCCACCGTCGGCGACGTGCGCATCGTCGACCTGTACGTGGTGAACGGCGAGGCCGTGGGCAGCGCGAAGTTCGAGTACAAGCTGCGGTGGTTCGAAGCTGTGCGCGAATGGCTGCGCGCCGAACTGGCCGCGCATCCCAACCTCGTCGTGCTGGGCGATTTCAACATCGCGCCGGACGACCGCGACGTCCACGATCCCAAGCGCTGGCGCGAGAAGATCCTGTGCTCCACGCCCGAGCGCGACGCGCTGCGTTCGCTGCAGGCGCTGGGCCTGCACGACAGCTTCCGCCTGTTCAACGAAGACGGCGGCCATTACAGCTGGTGGGATTACCGGCTCGCAGCCTTCCAGCGCGGCTGGGGCCTGCGCATCGACCTGGTGCTCGTCAGCGATGCGCTGAAGGCGCGCACCACGGCCGCCGGCATCGACCTGGTCCCGCGCGGCTGGGAACGGCCGAGCGACCACACGCCGGTGTGGGTGCAGATCGACTGATCCGCCTACCAGTCCGCGGGCTTCTTGATCCGAATTTCGGGGAATGCTTGAGGAAGCTGCGAGAGCCGCAAGTGCTTGGACTCGATCCGCCGCGTAAAGGACGCGGCGTTTCGAAGCTCTGCGTTCATCTGCACTTTGGGATCAGCACTCGGATTTGCGACGCCGACCGCCTTTCCCTTCCCTTTCGCAATGCGGATCGCCTCAGCGAGATCGCTGTCATTTGAAATCACCAGCGCTACATCGAATGCATTTTCACAAGCATCATTGACCAGGTGCACCGCAAGATTGACGTCTGAGCCTTTCTCTTCCGTCTTGACCACCTCGACGGTTCGCGGAAGCCCTGGAATGGGCTGGGCGAGGGGCATGCGCACAACATTGCGATAAAAGTGTCCTTCGTGGACCGCCAGGCAATCGATGTGGAACGAGATTGCCTGCAAGTACGCATCCTGGTGTACGTGCTGGTCTGGCTTGTTCGCATTCGGTTTCACCCTGGCAGTGAAGTAGCGGATGCGGTTGATTTGGTTCTCGGATCGCAGAAGCTGTCGAGACAGCGCCAGCAGGTCTAGCCAACGATGCGGCGTACCTTTCAGCGCTCGGTAGTAGGTAGTAGAGATTGAAGCCGTCCACGTAGACCGTGGTCCGCATTTTCCTTCCCCAGAAAAAGCCAAGGCCCCAGAGGGGCCTTGTACCCGCCCACCAGAAGTGGAACGGGGGAGTTTGGATTGGCCGGCGTTGTCCGGCGCGGGCGGACTATGGGCCCCCAGATGGGTGTCGTCAAGGCAATCGTGGGCCGTTTATCGGGCCCGCTCACTTCGTAGCCGGATCGGACCGAATCACAGCTGTTGCTTAGTTCCATGCAAAGAAAAAGCCCGGCGCGAAGCCGGGCTCATCCTGTCGCGGGGCGCAGTCATCCTTGACCGGCCCCGCATCCCATAGGCGTGCGCTTAGCGCACGCGTCCGCGGCGGAACAGATTGACGATGGCGAGCAGGATCACCGCGCCGACCAGCGAGATGATGAAGCCCGTGACGCTGAAACCGCTGTTGATGTTGGCGCCGCTGATGCCGAGCATCCCGCCCAGCCAGCCGCCCAGGAACGCGCCGACGATGCCGACGATGACGTTCAGCAGGATGCCCTGCTGCGCATCCGTCCTCATGATCAGGCTGGCGAGCCAGCCGACGATGCCGCCCACGATCAACCAGATGATGATGTTCATGCATCCACTCCTTTGTTGTTTACGCGATCCGAATTGAGACGCTTGAGACCAGCTTTGGAAGCTTGTCCGGCACCCCGGAACAGGGGGCACGAGTGGAGTTTCAACAGGCACGCGTGAAGGCGGAGTACAGGGGCGAATTCAGCGAATCGGGCCCTGTTTTTCCAGTGTTTCCGGATGCTTGCGCGCGCGTGCCCCGGCACGCGGCGGTGCGTTTCAGTGCGTTTTCAGAAGCTCGGCAAGGGCTTCGCGCGGCAACTTGCCGGTTTCGTTGCGTGGCAATTCAGCCACGCGCTTCAACGGACGCGGCAGGAACACCGGATCGATGGTGCGACGCAGCGCGGCGAGGATGTCGGCTTCGCACAGCGTCGGTGCCACCGCGAGCGCGGCGATGCGCCGCACGCCGGCATCGCCACCGTCGAGCTGGAACACGACGCCGTCTTCCACGCCCGGGATCGCCAGCAGCTTGCGCGTCATGTCGCCGAGCGATGCGCGCTTGCCGGCGATCTCGAGCAGGTCCGCATTGCGGCCGCGCAAGTGGAAGCGACCGTCGGGTTCGACTTCGACGAGGTCGGCCAGCACGACGGGCGCTTCGAGATGCGGCGCATGCACGGCGGTGCCGTCGGGTTGCGGTGCGACGCGCACGCCCGGCAGCGGCGTCCACGCGGTTTCGCACGCGGTGCGGCGGCGCGCGATGACGCAGGTTTCGGTGGAGCCGAACACTTCGCGCACTTCGCAGCCGAAGCGTTGTTCGGCTTCCAGCGCGAGCGCGGCGGACAACGGCGCCGTCGCGGACACGATCGCGCGCAACGGCGGCAACGTGCAGCCGGCGGCGACCAGCGCGCGCAGGTGCACGGGCGTGGTCACGAGGATGCGCGGCGCGCGCGCATGCGACAGCGCCTGCGCGACGTCTTCGGGAAAGAACGGGCGCGCGGCATGCACGGACACCGGACCCAGCAGCGGCAGCAGCACGGACATCTCCATCCCGTACATGTGCTGCGGCGGCACGGTGGCGACGATGTGCGCATCGCCCTCGGGCCACAGGTCCGACAGCGCGGCGAGGTTCTGCGCGGTGCTGCGGCGGAAGCTGCCCCAGGTCTTCGGATTGGGATGCGGGCGGCCGGTGCTGCCGGAGGTGTAGCCGATCGCGACGAGGGCATCGTCGTCGAGCATGGGCAGGTCGCCGGCGCGTTCGGGCAACACATCGGGAAGGCGCAGGTAGCGCGCGGGGGCGGGCGAGAGGGCGTCGTCGCCGATGCAGTAGCTGTCGGGATGCGCGGTCATCGCTTCGTCCACCGCGGCGGGCGCGCGCGACGGCGGCAGCAGGTTCACCTGGCCGCGCAGCGCGACGGCGCAGAAGGCGACGAGGAAGCGATAGCGGTCTTCGCACAGGTTGATGGCGTGGCAACCGGCCGGCAGCCATTCGGCCACGCCGCGCACCTGGTCGAGGAAGCGCGACAGCGCGACATCGCCGGCGGCGCTGAAAACCACCGAGCGGTCGCCTGCACCCGATGCGATCGGCGTGGCTGATGGCGGTTGTGCGCCCGGTTCGATGACTGCCGACATGTGTCCTCTGCGTCCTTTGCGGCCGGAACCGCCCCCTGCCTGTACTTTACGCTGACCGCCCAGCGCGCTGCCGACGGCCTTTTCACGGATCCCCATGCCCCCGCCGAGCCTGCCATCGCCGACCACGGCCGGCCTCCCGCGCTGGACGTGGATCGACCACCGCCGCGGCACGCCGGCCGAACCGCTGGTGCGCGCGTGGCTTGCGTCCGAATTGTCGGTGCGCGCCG carries:
- a CDS encoding RDD family protein; the encoded protein is MLDSVREVHTPEGVALRLPAAGPVPRAIAWGIDFAIRLGLVIAAGSLLSFLEMAGYGVYLVVLFGIAWAYPVVCEGLFNGQTPGKRVMELRVVAQDGGPIGWVAAFARNLLRTVDMLPFGYATGLVTSLADPWGRRLGDIVARTLVVHVARERKRPPLAEAPPHGVGIVLRPAEQAAVIAFAERAPTLTPERQAELADLVEPMTQARGAEGVERLFGLANWLLGRR
- a CDS encoding RDD family protein, translating into MQDPIGANPYAAPAARVEQPVSASSGERSSRAARLGAAVLDNTLLLGPVFLAWFFNGMMVTDAIVGILGAAAVVSAVVLVIDVVLLHRHGQTLGKRWIGIRIVRVDGSRAGLGRTFLLRMLLPGVIGLLPVAGQLFLLVDALAIFGEGRRCLHDHFADTIVVDA
- a CDS encoding gamma carbonic anhydrase family protein produces the protein MRAMSLRPYLGKLPILGERCYVDPAASVIGDVVLGDDTSVWPGTIIRGDVNFIRIGARTNVQDGTVVHVSHDGPHAKLGGFATVIGNDVTIGHKAIVHACRIEDAVLIGMGAIVLDGAVVEQHGFVGAGALVTPGKVVGRGELWLGNPAKKVRVLSDAEIEALYYSAGHYVRLKDQYLAGGVA
- a CDS encoding coniferyl aldehyde dehydrogenase, which gives rise to MDAAPHLTIATPPAADLPATLERLRTAWLANKPGLEQRRADLGRLRHVLSRRLEAMDAAIRADFGHRSTHENLISEAMVTLSEIDLARRKLRRWAKPRRVGVGWKFWPARAEIRPLPVGVVGIISPWNYPVNLALVPLVSAIAAGNHVYLKPSEHTPRTSEFLRDLLAEVFPADRVAVAIGGADVGAAFSALPFDHLLFTGSTAVGRKVMAAAAPNLTPVTLELGGKAPAVVAPDFPLDLAAARIASGKWFNAGQTCIGVDYALVDVARRDAFVAALRAQVQARFGDFADASNYTRIINAGQFDRLQGYVDDARARGCTVVPLVEVAPERMRAERLFPPTLVLDPPDDSAVMRNEIFGPLLPVRTYARLDEALAYIGTHDRPLALYPFSNDTRTVERIIGSTLAGGVTVNDTLVHFAVDGLPFGGSGPSGMGAIHGRTGFDTFSKLLPVFRQTRWAATDLLRPPYKGYVDRLVRFLAR
- a CDS encoding glutaredoxin translates to MNDDEVAISRSTPGYRFDRPTPPPVCAIPGLAPVPDEEPLDARAEAFVAQVIRDKPVVLFALEWCEFCWAVRKLFARLGIDYESVDLDSVAYQQGDLGVKIRAVLRKQFAQTIPQIFIGGAHIGGCTELFDAMRSGQMQQQLEGARVDYDRKIALDPYTLLPNWVHPREPA
- the xth gene encoding exodeoxyribonuclease III, translated to MKIASWNVNSLNVRMPHLVQWLRDAQPDIVALQETKLDDERFPDSQLAELGYRSVFCGQKTYNGVAVLSRLPFTGECVTAIPGFEDPQKRVLAATVGDVRIVDLYVVNGEAVGSAKFEYKLRWFEAVREWLRAELAAHPNLVVLGDFNIAPDDRDVHDPKRWREKILCSTPERDALRSLQALGLHDSFRLFNEDGGHYSWWDYRLAAFQRGWGLRIDLVLVSDALKARTTAAGIDLVPRGWERPSDHTPVWVQID
- a CDS encoding NYN domain-containing protein, which produces MKPNANKPDQHVHQDAYLQAISFHIDCLAVHEGHFYRNVVRMPLAQPIPGLPRTVEVVKTEEKGSDVNLAVHLVNDACENAFDVALVISNDSDLAEAIRIAKGKGKAVGVANPSADPKVQMNAELRNAASFTRRIESKHLRLSQLPQAFPEIRIKKPADW
- a CDS encoding GlsB/YeaQ/YmgE family stress response membrane protein → MNIIIWLIVGGIVGWLASLIMRTDAQQGILLNVIVGIVGAFLGGWLGGMLGISGANINSGFSVTGFIISLVGAVILLAIVNLFRRGRVR
- a CDS encoding AMP-binding protein; this encodes MSAVIEPGAQPPSATPIASGAGDRSVVFSAAGDVALSRFLDQVRGVAEWLPAGCHAINLCEDRYRFLVAFCAVALRGQVNLLPPSRAPAAVDEAMTAHPDSYCIGDDALSPAPARYLRLPDVLPERAGDLPMLDDDALVAIGYTSGSTGRPHPNPKTWGSFRRSTAQNLAALSDLWPEGDAHIVATVPPQHMYGMEMSVLLPLLGPVSVHAARPFFPEDVAQALSHARAPRILVTTPVHLRALVAAGCTLPPLRAIVSATAPLSAALALEAEQRFGCEVREVFGSTETCVIARRRTACETAWTPLPGVRVAPQPDGTAVHAPHLEAPVVLADLVEVEPDGRFHLRGRNADLLEIAGKRASLGDMTRKLLAIPGVEDGVVFQLDGGDAGVRRIAALAVAPTLCEADILAALRRTIDPVFLPRPLKRVAELPRNETGKLPREALAELLKTH